A portion of the Pseudomonas sp. PSE14 genome contains these proteins:
- the hemA gene encoding glutamyl-tRNA reductase — MAFIALGINHKTASVAVRERVAFTPEQMVEALQLLCRLTSSREAAILSTCNRSELYLEIEHPDAGDVLAWLADYHNLNIDDLRACAYVHQDDEAVRHMMRVAAGLDSMVLGEPQILGQMKSAYAVAREAGTIGPMLGRLFQATFSTAKTVRTDTAIGENPVSVAFAAVSLARQIFSDLSRSQALLIGAGETITLVARHLHEQGVKRIVVANRTLERASQLAEQFGARAILLADMPDELVNSDIVISSTASQLPILGKGAVERALKQRRHKPMFMVDIAVPRDIEPEVGELEDVYLYSVDDLHEVVAENLKSRQGAAQAAEELVGDGVLEFMARLRELAAVDVLRAYRQQAERLRDEETQKAQRLLANGADPMEVMAQLARGLTNKLLHAPSVQMKKLSAAGRIDALAVAQELFALEEGTDKR; from the coding sequence ATGGCCTTCATTGCCCTCGGTATCAACCACAAGACCGCGTCCGTGGCCGTCCGCGAGCGCGTGGCTTTTACTCCCGAGCAGATGGTCGAGGCCTTGCAACTGCTCTGCCGGCTCACGTCCAGCCGCGAAGCCGCCATCCTCTCCACCTGCAACCGCAGCGAACTCTACCTGGAGATCGAACATCCGGACGCCGGTGACGTGCTGGCTTGGCTGGCCGATTACCACAATCTGAACATCGACGACCTGCGCGCCTGCGCCTACGTGCACCAGGACGACGAAGCGGTGCGCCACATGATGCGCGTCGCCGCCGGCCTGGACTCCATGGTGCTGGGCGAGCCGCAGATTCTCGGCCAGATGAAGTCCGCCTACGCCGTGGCCCGCGAGGCCGGCACCATCGGCCCTATGCTGGGCCGCCTGTTCCAGGCGACCTTCAGCACCGCTAAGACCGTGCGCACCGACACCGCCATCGGTGAGAACCCGGTGTCCGTGGCCTTCGCCGCGGTAAGCCTGGCCCGGCAGATATTCAGCGACCTGAGCCGCAGCCAAGCGCTGCTGATCGGCGCCGGCGAGACCATCACCCTGGTCGCCCGCCACCTGCACGAGCAGGGCGTGAAGCGCATCGTGGTCGCCAATCGTACCCTGGAGCGCGCCAGCCAGCTGGCCGAGCAGTTCGGCGCCCGTGCCATCCTGCTGGCGGACATGCCCGACGAACTGGTCAACAGCGACATCGTCATCAGTTCCACCGCCAGCCAGCTGCCGATCCTCGGCAAGGGCGCGGTGGAGCGTGCGCTGAAGCAGCGCCGGCACAAGCCGATGTTCATGGTCGATATCGCCGTGCCGCGCGACATCGAGCCGGAAGTCGGCGAGCTGGAAGACGTCTACCTCTATAGCGTCGACGACCTCCATGAAGTGGTTGCCGAGAACCTCAAGAGCCGCCAGGGCGCTGCCCAGGCCGCCGAGGAACTGGTCGGCGATGGCGTTCTCGAGTTCATGGCGCGCCTGCGCGAGCTGGCCGCTGTCGACGTGCTGCGTGCCTATCGCCAGCAGGCCGAGCGCCTGCGCGACGAGGAAACCCAGAAGGCCCAGCGCCTGCTGGCCAACGGTGCCGACCCGATGGAAGTCATGGCGCAGCTCGCCCGCGGTCTGACCAACAAGTTGCTGCACGCGCCCAGTGTGCAGATGAAGAAACTCTCCGCCGCGGGCCGCATCGATGCGCTGGCCGTCGCGCAGGAACTGTTCGCCCTCGAGGAGGGCACTGACAAGCGATGA
- the lolB gene encoding lipoprotein insertase outer membrane protein LolB → MRLRHLLGTAALALLAGCTGLGTHESLEGQGNATAWNAHKTQITALDGWQIDGKVGIRAPKDSGSGTLFWLQRQGYYDIRLSGPLGRGAARLTGREGAVTLEVAGQGRYEAASPEELLEQQMGWRLPVSHLLWWVRGLPAPDSKSRLTLDGDSRLAKLEQDGWEVEYTRYSEQDGYWLPERLKLHGQDLDVTLVVKTWQPRQLGH, encoded by the coding sequence ATGCGTTTACGTCACCTTCTCGGCACCGCCGCCCTCGCCCTGCTTGCCGGCTGTACCGGCCTTGGCACCCACGAGTCCCTGGAAGGCCAGGGCAACGCCACCGCCTGGAACGCCCACAAGACCCAGATCACCGCCCTCGACGGCTGGCAGATCGACGGCAAGGTCGGCATCCGCGCACCGAAGGACTCCGGCAGCGGTACCCTGTTCTGGCTGCAACGCCAGGGCTACTACGACATCCGCCTGTCCGGCCCGCTGGGGCGTGGCGCGGCGCGCCTGACCGGGCGCGAAGGCGCGGTGACCCTGGAAGTCGCAGGCCAGGGCCGCTATGAAGCCGCGTCCCCGGAAGAACTGCTGGAACAACAGATGGGCTGGCGACTGCCGGTGTCCCACCTGCTCTGGTGGGTTCGCGGCCTGCCCGCGCCGGACAGCAAGAGCCGCCTGACACTCGACGGCGACAGCCGCCTGGCCAAACTCGAACAGGACGGTTGGGAAGTGGAATACACCCGCTACAGCGAGCAGGACGGCTACTGGCTGCCCGAGCGCCTGAAGCTGCACGGCCAGGACCTCGACGTGACCCTGGTGGTGAAGACCTGGCAGCCGCGCCAACTGGGCCACTGA
- the ispE gene encoding 4-(cytidine 5'-diphospho)-2-C-methyl-D-erythritol kinase translates to MQDRLTLPAPAKLNLFLHINGRRPDGYHELQTLFQFLDHGDELQFALREDGEIRLNTDIEGVPHDSNLIVKAARRLQEQSGCTLGADIWLDKRLPMGGGIGGGSSDAATTLLGLKHLWNLDWDEDRLAALGLTLGADVPVFVRGRAAFAEGVGEKLTPVELEEPWFLVVVPQVFVSTAEVFSDPELTRDTPPIKVRSLLGVDGHNDCQPVVEKRYPDVRNALIQLGKFTEARLTGTGACVFGSFPNQGDADKVRRQLPATLPSFVAQGRNISMLHRKLQSLV, encoded by the coding sequence ATGCAGGACCGCCTGACCCTGCCAGCCCCGGCCAAGCTCAACCTGTTCCTGCACATCAACGGTCGCCGTCCCGACGGCTATCACGAACTGCAGACCCTCTTTCAATTCCTCGACCATGGCGACGAACTGCAATTCGCCCTGCGCGAGGACGGCGAAATCCGCCTGAACACCGACATCGAAGGCGTTCCCCACGACAGCAACCTGATCGTCAAGGCCGCCCGCCGGCTGCAGGAACAATCGGGCTGCACGCTGGGCGCCGATATCTGGCTGGACAAGCGCCTGCCCATGGGCGGCGGTATCGGCGGCGGCAGTTCCGACGCCGCCACCACCCTGCTCGGCCTCAAGCACCTGTGGAACCTCGACTGGGACGAAGACCGCCTCGCCGCACTGGGCCTGACCCTGGGCGCCGACGTGCCGGTATTCGTGCGTGGCCGCGCGGCCTTCGCCGAAGGCGTCGGCGAGAAGCTCACGCCGGTGGAGCTGGAAGAGCCCTGGTTCCTCGTCGTCGTGCCGCAAGTCTTTGTCTCCACAGCAGAAGTTTTCTCCGATCCCGAGTTGACACGGGATACTCCGCCCATTAAAGTTCGCAGCCTTCTCGGGGTGGACGGTCATAACGACTGCCAGCCGGTCGTCGAGAAGCGTTACCCGGATGTACGTAACGCACTGATCCAGCTAGGTAAATTTACCGAAGCGAGATTGACCGGCACCGGAGCTTGTGTGTTTGGGAGCTTCCCAAATCAGGGCGATGCTGATAAAGTTCGCCGCCAACTTCCGGCCACTCTGCCAAGTTTTGTCGCCCAGGGGCGTAACATCTCGATGTTGCACCGCAAGCTGCAAAGCCTGGTCTGA